The Eleginops maclovinus isolate JMC-PN-2008 ecotype Puerto Natales chromosome 3, JC_Emac_rtc_rv5, whole genome shotgun sequence genome includes a region encoding these proteins:
- the mbpb gene encoding myelin basic protein b isoform X6: MASASQKKKAPGLLDQIGTFFGGDKKRKSKGSFRGALSPAPQKASGAAPRKRGAENAVVHFFRTIVSPAPPKSRKSQSAKAKKASAGDGKGTLTRIFKM; the protein is encoded by the exons ATGGCATCCGCAAGCCAGAAGAAGAAGGCCCCTGGACTCCTGGATCAGATCGGAACCTTCTTCGGAGGggacaagaagaggaagagcaag GGATCTTTCCGAGGGGCCCTCTCTCCAGCCCCTCAGAAAGCCTCCGGGGCTGCCCCACGTAAGCGCGGAGCAGAGAACGCTGTGGTCCACTTCTTCCGCACGATC GTCTCCCCTGCCCCTCCCAAGTCTAGG AAGTCACAGTCTGCTAAAGCCAAGAAGGCCAGTGCAGGAGACGGCAAAGGCACCCTGACTAGGATCttcaaaatg TGA
- the mbpb gene encoding myelin basic protein b isoform X5, which produces MASASQKKKAPGLLDQIGTFFGGDKKRKSKGSFRGALSPAPQKASGAAPRKRGAENAVVHFFRTIVSPAPPKSRGDQKSQSAKAKKASAGDGKGTLTRIFKM; this is translated from the exons ATGGCATCCGCAAGCCAGAAGAAGAAGGCCCCTGGACTCCTGGATCAGATCGGAACCTTCTTCGGAGGggacaagaagaggaagagcaag GGATCTTTCCGAGGGGCCCTCTCTCCAGCCCCTCAGAAAGCCTCCGGGGCTGCCCCACGTAAGCGCGGAGCAGAGAACGCTGTGGTCCACTTCTTCCGCACGATC GTCTCCCCTGCCCCTCCCAAGTCTAGG GGCGACCAGAAGTCACAGTCTGCTAAAGCCAAGAAGGCCAGTGCAGGAGACGGCAAAGGCACCCTGACTAGGATCttcaaaatg TGA
- the mbpb gene encoding myelin basic protein b isoform X2, translated as MASASQKKKAPGLLDQIGTFFGGDKKRKSKGSFRGALSPAPQKASGAAPRKRGAENAVVHFFRTIVSPAPPKSRWRGLVAKMGLGDQKSQSAKAKKASAGDGKGTLTRIFKM; from the exons ATGGCATCCGCAAGCCAGAAGAAGAAGGCCCCTGGACTCCTGGATCAGATCGGAACCTTCTTCGGAGGggacaagaagaggaagagcaag GGATCTTTCCGAGGGGCCCTCTCTCCAGCCCCTCAGAAAGCCTCCGGGGCTGCCCCACGTAAGCGCGGAGCAGAGAACGCTGTGGTCCACTTCTTCCGCACGATC GTCTCCCCTGCCCCTCCCAAGTCTAGG TGGAGAGGACTAGTTGCCAAGATGGGCCTG GGCGACCAGAAGTCACAGTCTGCTAAAGCCAAGAAGGCCAGTGCAGGAGACGGCAAAGGCACCCTGACTAGGATCttcaaaatg TGA
- the mbpb gene encoding myelin basic protein b isoform X1 yields the protein MASASQKKKAPGLLDQIGTFFGGDKKRKSKGSFRGALSPAPQKASGAAPRKRGAENAVVHFFRTIVSPAPPKSRWRGLVAKMGLGDQKSQSAKAKKASAGDGKGTLTRIFKMGSRSASPAKR from the exons ATGGCATCCGCAAGCCAGAAGAAGAAGGCCCCTGGACTCCTGGATCAGATCGGAACCTTCTTCGGAGGggacaagaagaggaagagcaag GGATCTTTCCGAGGGGCCCTCTCTCCAGCCCCTCAGAAAGCCTCCGGGGCTGCCCCACGTAAGCGCGGAGCAGAGAACGCTGTGGTCCACTTCTTCCGCACGATC GTCTCCCCTGCCCCTCCCAAGTCTAGG TGGAGAGGACTAGTTGCCAAGATGGGCCTG GGCGACCAGAAGTCACAGTCTGCTAAAGCCAAGAAGGCCAGTGCAGGAGACGGCAAAGGCACCCTGACTAGGATCttcaaaatg GGAAGCAGGAGTGCTTCTCCAGCCAAACGCTGA
- the mbpb gene encoding myelin basic protein b isoform X4 — translation MASASQKKKAPGLLDQIGTFFGGDKKRKSKGSFRGALSPAPQKASGAAPRKRGAENAVVHFFRTIVSPAPPKSRKSQSAKAKKASAGDGKGTLTRIFKMGSRSASPAKR, via the exons ATGGCATCCGCAAGCCAGAAGAAGAAGGCCCCTGGACTCCTGGATCAGATCGGAACCTTCTTCGGAGGggacaagaagaggaagagcaag GGATCTTTCCGAGGGGCCCTCTCTCCAGCCCCTCAGAAAGCCTCCGGGGCTGCCCCACGTAAGCGCGGAGCAGAGAACGCTGTGGTCCACTTCTTCCGCACGATC GTCTCCCCTGCCCCTCCCAAGTCTAGG AAGTCACAGTCTGCTAAAGCCAAGAAGGCCAGTGCAGGAGACGGCAAAGGCACCCTGACTAGGATCttcaaaatg GGAAGCAGGAGTGCTTCTCCAGCCAAACGCTGA
- the mbpb gene encoding myelin basic protein b isoform X3 produces the protein MASASQKKKAPGLLDQIGTFFGGDKKRKSKGSFRGALSPAPQKASGAAPRKRGAENAVVHFFRTIVSPAPPKSRGDQKSQSAKAKKASAGDGKGTLTRIFKMGSRSASPAKR, from the exons ATGGCATCCGCAAGCCAGAAGAAGAAGGCCCCTGGACTCCTGGATCAGATCGGAACCTTCTTCGGAGGggacaagaagaggaagagcaag GGATCTTTCCGAGGGGCCCTCTCTCCAGCCCCTCAGAAAGCCTCCGGGGCTGCCCCACGTAAGCGCGGAGCAGAGAACGCTGTGGTCCACTTCTTCCGCACGATC GTCTCCCCTGCCCCTCCCAAGTCTAGG GGCGACCAGAAGTCACAGTCTGCTAAAGCCAAGAAGGCCAGTGCAGGAGACGGCAAAGGCACCCTGACTAGGATCttcaaaatg GGAAGCAGGAGTGCTTCTCCAGCCAAACGCTGA